From Mercenaria mercenaria strain notata chromosome 17, MADL_Memer_1, whole genome shotgun sequence, the proteins below share one genomic window:
- the LOC123537373 gene encoding fibrinogen C domain-containing protein 1-B-like, which produces MDPRLLFLAVVVGFISAEDSDNVRIPLVKLQTNYGVHQVSENECATKADVAELKRQLSVNISVMMEQLKSKPIDCGDIQSKDYRATGIYTIYPFQRARGISVRCDMDTSTGGWTVIQRRVFDSNFYRTWDEYETGFGDLSTNFWLGNHYIHLITSQDRYELRVDLASTDGATAYAQYREFSVGDAESGYKLFVGGYSGNAGDSLIRDGRGNGMKFSTYDRDNDFHSDNCAVKYHGAWWYKECLHSNLNGDYGTESAKGPVWSSWKGYDVPMKMTEMKIRRIV; this is translated from the coding sequence ATGGATCCAAGGCTTTTATTCTTGGCCGTAGTTGTGGGATTCATTTCTGCTGAAGATAGCGACAATGTTCGCATTCCACTTGTTAAATTGCAGACTAACTACGGTGTACATCAGGTGTCCGAAAATGAATGCGCTACGAAGGCAGACGTTGCAGAATTAAAACGACAGTTGTCggtaaatatttctgttatgatGGAACAACTTAAATCAAAACCAATCGACTGTGGAGATATTCAAAGCAAAGACTACCGAGCTACTGGAATTTATACCATATATCCGTTTCAAAGGGCTAGAGGTATATCAGTTAGATGCGATATGGACACATCTACCGGCGGATGGACAGTCATACAAAGGAGAGTTTTTGACAGTAACTTTTATAGGACTTGGGACGAATACGAAACTGGCTTTGGTGATCTTAGTACGAATTTCTGGCTTGGTAATCACTACATTCATCTAATTACTAGTCAAGATAGATACGAACTACGTGTAGATCTTGCTAGTACTGATGGAGCAACGGCTTATGCACAGTATCGTGAATTTTCTGTAGGCGATGCCGAGTCAGGTTACAAATTGTTTGTTGGTGGATATAGTGGGAATGCCGGAGACAGCCTGATACGAGACGGAAGGGGAAATGGGATGAAATTCTCTACATACGACAGGGATAATGATTTTCACAGTGATAACTGCGCGGTTAAGTACCACGGTGCCTGGTGGTATAAGGAATGCCTTCATTCAAACCTGAACGGAGACTACGGCACTGAGAGTGCTAAAGGACCGGTCTGGTCATCATGGAAGGGATACGATGTTCCTATGAAAATGACAGAGATGAAAATTCGGCGAATTGTATAA